The following coding sequences lie in one Arthrobacter sp. PGP41 genomic window:
- a CDS encoding MazG nucleotide pyrophosphohydrolase domain-containing protein produces the protein MRALTHASLVEYLLEEAFEVAETIEAGVPGEKDTDAELQGELGDVLLQVVLHARLAEERGAFTFDDVARGLGAKMVRRNPHVFRPDGSLQDSFPATVEEIVQKWDAVKRAERPERQDPFEGIPQALPALARAQKSIDRAARAGLGLPQPAGILPPADGARFTSEEELGDLLLAVVNSAHAGGFDAERALRGAVRRYQRRVAAAAQPGITAPS, from the coding sequence ATGCGTGCCCTGACGCACGCGTCCCTGGTGGAATACCTGCTGGAAGAGGCGTTCGAGGTGGCCGAGACGATCGAGGCCGGCGTGCCGGGGGAAAAGGACACCGACGCCGAGCTCCAGGGGGAGCTGGGCGACGTCCTGCTTCAGGTGGTCCTGCACGCCCGCCTCGCTGAGGAGCGCGGCGCCTTCACGTTCGACGACGTCGCACGCGGCCTGGGTGCCAAGATGGTCCGCCGCAACCCGCATGTGTTCCGTCCCGACGGCTCCCTGCAGGACAGCTTTCCGGCAACTGTCGAGGAGATCGTGCAGAAGTGGGATGCCGTGAAGCGGGCGGAGCGTCCGGAGCGGCAGGATCCGTTCGAGGGCATTCCCCAGGCGCTTCCCGCGCTGGCCCGGGCGCAGAAGTCCATCGACCGCGCGGCGCGGGCCGGGCTGGGGCTACCCCAACCAGCGGGGATACTGCCGCCGGCGGATGGTGCCCGCTTCACGTCCGAGGAAGAGCTCGGGGACCTGCTGCTCGCCGTCGTGAATTCCGCCCACGCAGGTGGATTTGACGCCGAGCGGGCCCTCCGTGGCGCGGTGCGGCGCTACCAGCGGCGCGTGGCCGCGGCAGCACAACCCGGGATAACCGCACCATCATGA
- a CDS encoding adenosine deaminase yields the protein MTEPIVDAAPAIDFDLKNLPKVSLHDHLDGGLRPATIIELADAVGHTLPSTDPVALGEWFRESANSGSLVRYLETFDHTVAVMQTHEGLFRVAKEFVEDLADDGVVYGEVRWAPEQHLQRGLTLDQAVEAVQEGLEAGVEAVGESGREIQVGQLITAMRHADRGQEIAELAVRHRNKGAVGFDIAGAEDGFLPSRFRDAFTYLAQQNFPATVHAGEAAGLDSIQSALVDGRALRLGHGVRIAEDIMVEFDDDAEDTIGLVTLGDLSSWIRDRGIALEICPSSNLQTGAIAGFGEGIESHPLDMLYQLGFNVTINTDNRLMSGVTLTDEFELLVETFDYDLDDLLELTLNAAEAAFLPLEEKEALVEYINDTYANLG from the coding sequence GTGACTGAGCCCATTGTTGACGCTGCCCCTGCCATCGATTTCGACCTGAAGAACCTGCCCAAGGTCTCCCTCCACGACCACCTGGACGGAGGACTGCGTCCGGCCACCATCATCGAACTGGCCGACGCCGTGGGCCACACGCTCCCGTCCACCGATCCCGTGGCGCTGGGCGAATGGTTCAGGGAGTCCGCCAACTCCGGTTCGCTGGTCCGCTACCTGGAAACCTTTGACCACACCGTGGCCGTCATGCAGACCCACGAGGGCCTGTTCCGGGTTGCCAAGGAGTTCGTTGAGGATCTCGCGGACGATGGCGTGGTGTACGGCGAAGTCCGGTGGGCGCCCGAGCAGCACCTCCAGAGGGGCCTCACGCTGGACCAGGCCGTGGAGGCCGTGCAGGAAGGCCTCGAAGCCGGCGTCGAAGCCGTGGGGGAGAGCGGACGCGAGATCCAGGTGGGCCAGCTCATCACCGCCATGCGCCACGCAGACCGCGGCCAGGAAATCGCTGAACTCGCCGTCCGCCACCGCAACAAGGGCGCGGTCGGCTTCGACATCGCCGGAGCCGAGGACGGCTTCCTGCCTTCCCGTTTCCGGGACGCCTTCACCTATCTGGCGCAGCAGAACTTCCCGGCCACCGTGCACGCCGGCGAGGCGGCAGGGCTGGACAGCATCCAGTCCGCCCTGGTGGACGGGCGCGCCCTGCGGCTGGGCCACGGCGTCCGGATTGCCGAGGACATCATGGTGGAGTTCGACGACGATGCAGAGGACACGATCGGACTGGTCACCCTCGGAGACCTCTCCAGCTGGATCCGCGACCGCGGCATCGCGCTGGAAATCTGCCCCTCCTCCAACCTCCAGACCGGTGCGATCGCCGGTTTCGGCGAGGGCATCGAAAGCCATCCCCTGGACATGCTCTACCAGCTCGGCTTCAACGTCACCATCAACACCGACAACCGGCTGATGAGCGGTGTCACCCTGACGGACGAGTTCGAACTGCTGGTGGAAACCTTCGACTACGACCTCGATGACCTGCTGGAGCTGACGCTCAACGCGGCCGAGGCTGCCTTCCTGCCGCTTGAGGAGAAGGAAGCCCTGGTGGAGTACATCAACGACACCTACGCGAACCTTGGCTGA